The Paenibacillus sp. MBLB1832 genome has a window encoding:
- a CDS encoding PP2C family protein-serine/threonine phosphatase produces the protein MNVLVGVLVVVCLMAVIQWQRSQRKRLDAELELQRTMQLFDVSLEVNSTIKKQDLLIKIMETSSRIMNAEASSVILVDEDKGELFFDLALGEKGDEVREIRLRIGEGIAGWVAQTGKSVKIDDAAQDERWSSKVAKRVEYPTRNMLCVPLVSKGKIIGVLQVLNKRGDAPFTDRDLQLLESIASPTAAALENAMLYDALEKSIHALKITTAAKERMESELRIATDIQMGFLPRKSLCLRSADSVEAKEGLEPAQADAHAIIRPAREVGGDFYDYFCIDANRLFFVLGDVSDKGIPAALFMAVTMTLLKGKMTAVMTPGELLTAVNQELYKDDSTMFATIFCGVLDVASGQLQYSDGGHCPPYVVRNDGSVELLKGKKGLPLGVMDDTYYLNNEAMLGIGDRLILYTDGITEAEDQQLEQYGFERLKQVLNREQTSDAEQLLAHMVKDVDGFANGAVQSDDIAVLLIDRNRLK, from the coding sequence ATGAATGTGCTCGTAGGTGTGCTCGTTGTTGTGTGTCTTATGGCTGTCATCCAGTGGCAGCGAAGTCAACGAAAGCGCCTAGATGCAGAGCTTGAGCTACAGCGCACGATGCAGCTTTTTGATGTGAGCTTGGAAGTGAATTCGACGATTAAGAAGCAGGATTTGCTGATCAAAATCATGGAAACCTCCTCCCGCATTATGAACGCGGAGGCTTCGTCCGTCATCTTGGTCGACGAGGACAAGGGAGAGCTTTTCTTCGATCTTGCACTGGGCGAAAAAGGGGATGAGGTGCGAGAAATCCGCCTCCGAATCGGCGAAGGTATCGCAGGCTGGGTCGCGCAGACAGGGAAGTCGGTGAAGATCGACGACGCTGCGCAGGATGAGCGCTGGTCGTCCAAAGTAGCAAAGCGCGTGGAGTATCCGACGCGCAACATGCTCTGTGTCCCTTTGGTCAGCAAAGGGAAAATCATCGGCGTGCTGCAAGTGTTGAATAAACGCGGCGATGCGCCGTTTACAGACCGCGATTTGCAGCTGTTGGAGTCGATCGCGTCTCCGACGGCGGCCGCTCTGGAAAATGCGATGCTCTACGACGCTTTGGAGAAGTCGATTCACGCCTTGAAAATCACGACGGCAGCCAAAGAGCGCATGGAAAGCGAGCTGCGCATCGCGACGGACATTCAGATGGGCTTCCTGCCGAGGAAGAGCTTATGCCTCCGTAGCGCAGACAGCGTGGAAGCGAAGGAAGGTTTGGAGCCAGCACAAGCGGATGCGCATGCGATCATTCGCCCAGCGCGTGAGGTCGGTGGCGATTTCTATGATTATTTTTGCATCGATGCCAATCGCTTGTTCTTCGTACTTGGTGATGTGTCGGATAAAGGGATTCCAGCGGCGCTCTTTATGGCTGTGACCATGACGCTGCTCAAAGGGAAAATGACGGCTGTGATGACGCCAGGTGAGCTGCTAACTGCTGTTAATCAAGAGCTGTACAAAGATGATTCCACGATGTTTGCGACCATATTCTGCGGGGTGTTGGATGTCGCATCTGGGCAGCTTCAGTATAGTGATGGCGGTCATTGCCCGCCGTATGTCGTACGAAATGATGGCAGCGTAGAGCTGTTGAAAGGGAAGAAGGGACTTCCCCTTGGCGTCATGGATGATACATATTATTTGAATAATGAGGCTATGCTGGGAATTGGCGACAGGCTCATTCTGTATACGGATGGAATCACGGAGGCCGAGGATCAACAGCTAGAGCAGTATGGCTTTGAGCGGCTCAAGCAAGTGCTGAATAGGGAGCAAACCAGTGATGCGGAACAGTTGCTAGCGCATATGGTAAAGGATGTGGACGGATTCGCGAATGGTGCCGTGCAGTCTGATGATATTGCCGTCCTCCTTATTGATCGAAATCGGTTGAAATAA
- a CDS encoding STAS domain-containing protein, producing the protein MTITEQLQDGIVLLSLEGRLDGNSSAGLESAFAKLVEQGHGKFVFNLQGLDYVSSAGLRSLLSAAKMVKVIQGKLALARMNEHVKEVFDMSGFSAIFKLYETEEEAVQAIK; encoded by the coding sequence ATGACGATTACCGAGCAATTGCAAGATGGTATTGTGCTGCTAAGCTTGGAAGGCCGATTGGATGGGAATTCATCCGCTGGTTTGGAGTCTGCGTTTGCCAAGCTCGTAGAGCAGGGGCACGGCAAGTTTGTCTTCAATCTCCAAGGTCTGGATTATGTGAGCAGCGCAGGGCTTAGAAGCTTGTTATCCGCAGCCAAAATGGTCAAGGTGATTCAAGGCAAGCTCGCGCTAGCACGCATGAATGAGCATGTGAAGGAAGTTTTCGATATGTCGGGTTTCAGCGCTATTTTCAAGCTGTATGAGACGGAAGAGGAAGCGGTCCAAGCGATTAAATAA
- a CDS encoding ATP-binding protein, producing MESDSIILRNDLQELERLHAFFHGLAPSLGLTEKALFQINLVCDELVTNIILYGYPQEEVGLHAIHLDIGLVSGGWELRLTDRGKPFNPLLRATPQTDLSIEERGIGGLGIHLVKQVMDELHYERFNEENILMMRKNRTEEEVS from the coding sequence GTGGAATCGGATTCGATCATATTGCGCAACGATTTGCAAGAGCTGGAACGGCTGCATGCTTTCTTCCACGGACTGGCTCCATCGCTAGGTCTCACGGAAAAAGCCTTGTTTCAGATTAATCTGGTCTGCGACGAACTCGTCACGAACATCATTCTCTATGGCTACCCGCAGGAAGAAGTAGGATTGCATGCGATTCATCTTGATATTGGTCTTGTTTCTGGAGGCTGGGAGCTGCGATTAACAGATCGCGGCAAGCCGTTTAACCCGTTGCTGCGCGCTACGCCTCAGACGGATTTGTCTATCGAGGAACGCGGGATCGGCGGTCTTGGCATACATCTCGTCAAGCAAGTGATGGATGAGCTTCACTATGAGCGTTTCAACGAGGAGAATATTCTTATGATGAGAAAGAACCGTACGGAGGAGGAAGTATCATGA
- a CDS encoding HEAT repeat domain-containing protein: MQGTFKRWIGLRAEDSRKLWMMLPIFYFGGIAESLNYTAFMALFNQRFGVQYLPYIYMVEAAIMPLEGWLLAKLANRLPKAKMMTTLFIMMMGLLFLNGAVLLGFKLGGIDYRYYYPILFLTSNFVVRQLTLLLWSTAFDLCPTQQAKRLMPMFIASTTTGGITAGLLAHQLGKLLGTEAVYALAPVGMVFGFVFFRRAILRYLVPLTLKEDKRLSMQAATVGGEEKEETAGYYVKQMFRNPFLLCAVALMTLMPAVYFMMEYQYFTAAEMRFPQEGELTSFYGLITAIQFTVCLLLQTVSTRLMNWLGASNMLLGITILFFGGFGLTALFMNQSLGLGMVSGSYAIFYILLYYIAEPCYQLFFKMMPISKRDGYRYFAQGVAASGGILIGSLLSMLHSFGLLQLSPLAWVGVIVAGILVVVAWFGRHLYIRELVKSVQSLHGDLSEIAGSFIGGIRSSKALSAMLGYLKHPNDYVRELALEIIGKAKDSAFLPHLISMIGEESSRIRIAVLRAMNLQGAGIQELVQVASFLEDEDPEVRAECVKLISKASHLKSQSHFFIRVKLLDNHPKVVHEGVKALYALESEESYPACDEAIIKMLDTGGEWAVYGCHTVADLKLSSYADWVVSLLDEQRPAVKVAAAHCLGKLRHVAAIPMMLCMVPMADQELRKAILQALVDMGQTALPTLMEHREVPNPFIWNAVVSTLAELLEDSQLRAMLVELCIQRLQASTQERALPAALEKLGQSGLAELARERCKELHRALIDGAWSIMAKLVDERIVMTLREVIQDENEEIRENGLEVLAEGLGDRRLAYALLDQLKQKDADGLTDQQGPLELLQEAATWADSWLKEIAIYALSALERGDMKEDRKFLTMLDKVIFLKQVSLFADLSVDELGLIAGIATEEVHEDLTYLLRRGEANSAMYLIIEGHVELSNETGVGETATIGVLGAKQAVGETTALTGSPSAITAQVIFDEVRVLTLQGESLSRLVRLYPEIGIGMLHASSARVRLLENMLLKMS; this comes from the coding sequence ATGCAAGGAACCTTTAAAAGGTGGATAGGGCTGCGCGCAGAAGACAGTCGTAAGCTATGGATGATGCTGCCGATCTTTTACTTTGGCGGAATTGCAGAATCTTTGAATTACACAGCGTTCATGGCGCTGTTCAATCAGCGCTTTGGCGTGCAATATTTGCCTTATATCTATATGGTGGAAGCAGCGATCATGCCGCTGGAAGGCTGGCTGCTCGCGAAGCTCGCCAATCGTCTGCCGAAGGCGAAGATGATGACGACGCTTTTTATCATGATGATGGGGCTGCTCTTCCTAAACGGGGCTGTGCTGCTCGGTTTCAAGCTTGGCGGCATCGATTATCGTTACTATTATCCGATTCTGTTCCTGACTTCGAATTTCGTCGTGAGACAGCTAACGTTACTCCTGTGGAGTACGGCTTTCGACTTGTGTCCCACCCAGCAAGCGAAACGGCTCATGCCGATGTTCATCGCTTCCACAACGACAGGCGGTATTACCGCAGGGTTGCTCGCACATCAACTGGGTAAGCTGCTGGGGACCGAAGCTGTGTATGCGTTAGCGCCCGTGGGGATGGTGTTCGGCTTTGTATTCTTCCGCAGAGCAATTCTTCGCTACTTAGTGCCGTTAACTTTGAAGGAAGATAAGCGTTTAAGCATGCAAGCTGCGACAGTGGGCGGGGAGGAAAAGGAAGAGACAGCTGGTTACTATGTGAAGCAAATGTTTCGTAATCCGTTTCTCTTATGTGCCGTCGCACTCATGACACTCATGCCTGCTGTGTACTTCATGATGGAGTATCAATATTTCACGGCGGCAGAGATGCGGTTCCCGCAGGAAGGGGAATTAACGTCGTTCTATGGATTAATTACGGCCATACAATTTACTGTCTGTTTGCTATTACAAACCGTATCGACCCGACTCATGAATTGGTTAGGGGCCAGCAACATGCTGTTAGGCATCACGATTCTTTTCTTCGGCGGGTTCGGTCTGACCGCGTTATTTATGAATCAATCGCTGGGCTTGGGAATGGTTTCGGGCTCGTATGCGATTTTTTATATCTTGCTGTATTACATTGCGGAACCGTGTTACCAGCTTTTCTTCAAAATGATGCCGATTTCCAAACGAGACGGCTACCGCTATTTCGCGCAAGGTGTAGCCGCTTCCGGCGGTATTCTAATCGGTTCGTTACTTTCCATGCTGCATTCTTTCGGTCTCCTTCAATTGTCACCGCTTGCATGGGTGGGCGTCATCGTCGCAGGCATACTCGTTGTTGTGGCATGGTTCGGACGGCATCTGTACATTCGTGAACTGGTCAAAAGCGTGCAATCGCTGCATGGCGATTTGTCCGAGATCGCGGGCTCCTTTATTGGGGGCATTCGCAGCTCGAAAGCGCTGTCGGCCATGCTGGGGTACTTGAAGCATCCGAACGATTATGTGCGGGAGCTGGCGCTGGAGATTATCGGTAAAGCCAAGGATTCGGCCTTCCTGCCGCATTTGATCTCCATGATTGGCGAAGAAAGCTCGCGCATTCGAATTGCGGTCCTCCGGGCGATGAATCTACAGGGGGCAGGTATTCAGGAACTTGTGCAGGTCGCGTCTTTCTTGGAAGATGAGGACCCTGAGGTCCGTGCGGAATGCGTGAAGCTGATATCCAAAGCGTCTCATCTGAAAAGCCAGTCGCACTTCTTCATTCGCGTCAAGCTGCTCGACAATCACCCTAAGGTTGTGCACGAGGGGGTCAAAGCCTTGTATGCGTTGGAAAGCGAAGAGAGCTACCCTGCCTGTGATGAGGCGATTATTAAAATGCTGGATACCGGCGGCGAATGGGCCGTGTATGGCTGCCATACGGTCGCTGATCTGAAGCTCAGCTCGTATGCGGATTGGGTCGTTTCGCTGCTCGATGAGCAGCGGCCAGCGGTGAAGGTCGCTGCTGCGCATTGTTTAGGCAAGCTGCGTCATGTTGCGGCCATCCCAATGATGCTTTGCATGGTGCCGATGGCCGACCAAGAGCTCCGGAAGGCGATTCTTCAAGCCTTGGTTGATATGGGGCAAACGGCGCTGCCGACGTTGATGGAGCATCGCGAGGTGCCCAATCCCTTCATCTGGAATGCGGTCGTCAGCACGTTGGCGGAGCTGCTGGAGGACAGCCAGCTGCGCGCCATGCTGGTAGAGCTGTGCATACAGCGGCTGCAAGCATCGACGCAAGAGCGTGCACTTCCAGCTGCGCTAGAGAAGCTCGGGCAGTCGGGACTTGCGGAGCTGGCGAGGGAGCGCTGCAAAGAGCTGCATCGCGCGCTCATTGACGGGGCTTGGTCCATTATGGCGAAGCTTGTGGACGAGCGCATCGTCATGACATTGCGGGAAGTCATCCAAGATGAGAATGAAGAGATACGCGAGAACGGCTTAGAAGTACTGGCGGAAGGGTTGGGCGACCGCCGATTGGCGTATGCCTTGCTCGATCAATTAAAGCAAAAAGACGCGGACGGGTTAACCGACCAACAAGGGCCGCTTGAACTGCTTCAAGAGGCTGCAACATGGGCCGATAGCTGGTTGAAGGAGATCGCCATTTACGCACTAAGCGCATTGGAGCGTGGGGATATGAAAGAAGATCGTAAATTTTTAACGATGTTAGATAAAGTTATCTTTTTAAAACAAGTGAGCTTATTCGCCGATTTATCGGTGGATGAATTAGGCTTGATTGCTGGCATCGCGACCGAAGAAGTTCATGAGGATTTGACGTACCTGTTACGTCGGGGCGAAGCCAACTCTGCGATGTATCTGATCATCGAAGGCCATGTCGAGCTAAGTAATGAAACAGGCGTAGGCGAGACAGCAACGATCGGAGTGCTAGGGGCGAAGCAAGCTGTTGGGGAAACGACAGCCTTAACGGGATCCCCATCCGCCATTACAGCGCAAGTGATTTTCGATGAAGTTCGCGTGCTGACGCTGCAAGGTGAGAGCTTATCGCGATTGGTGAGATTGTATCCAGAGATCGGGATCGGCATGCTGCACGCTTCCAGTGCCCGTGTACGATTGCTTGAGAATATGCTGCTGAAAATGTCATAG
- a CDS encoding GNAT family N-acetyltransferase translates to MALYQFLNGRGERDMQANQLKVHELTTEKDALRITDFYLSPVSFDDQRHTPGELDHFRNAPMLSLSQRNHRHWYIENEAGDIVAVTSCKENEHQSGGFLWDYLAVHREYRRHGFAKILFHELETFARQAQGRYILTYTCDLPEYQPIQRMFRANGFELIGTYPNYYYEGEARLAFYKNISL, encoded by the coding sequence ATGGCACTTTATCAGTTTCTTAACGGGAGAGGCGAACGTGACATGCAGGCAAATCAGTTGAAGGTCCATGAATTGACAACCGAAAAGGACGCGTTACGGATCACCGATTTTTATTTGTCGCCAGTGTCCTTCGATGATCAGCGTCATACGCCAGGGGAGTTGGATCACTTCCGCAATGCGCCTATGCTCAGCTTATCGCAGCGCAATCATCGCCATTGGTATATCGAGAACGAGGCGGGCGATATTGTCGCGGTAACTAGCTGCAAGGAGAATGAGCATCAGTCCGGCGGATTTCTATGGGATTACTTAGCTGTTCACCGCGAATATCGGCGACATGGCTTTGCCAAGATCTTATTTCATGAGCTGGAGACGTTTGCCCGTCAGGCGCAGGGGCGTTACATTTTAACGTATACGTGTGATTTGCCCGAATATCAGCCAATTCAGCGGATGTTCCGAGCGAACGGTTTTGAACTGATCGGTACATACCCGAATTATTATTACGAAGGTGAAGCAAGGCTTGCTTTTTACAAAAATATAAGTCTTTAG